The Porphyromonadaceae bacterium W3.11 DNA window TAATGAATAAAGGTAGATCAGTAAGCATTTTCGAGGCACATTAATTTCCATCAAGAGTACAGAGGAAAAGAAGATGAAAATCAGTTCCCAAAGGGCGGGCGGATTTAGTGCGAAAGGAAAAGGTCGGAGTCCAATACAGGAGTTCCGACCTTTATCTAATACTTATTGATAGTCTATTACTTTCTTTCGTAAGTAGCTCTACCCTGTATGTATGAGTTGTTTCCTTCGCTATCAATAGCAACAATCACAGGAAGGTTTTCCACTCTTAGTTTTCGAATCGCTTCAGTTCCTAGCTCCTCGAAAGCAATAACCTCTGCCTCTTTTACAGCTTGTGACATGAGTGCTGCTGCACCACCAATAGCGGCAAAGTATATTCCAGTCTCATCCTTAATCGTCTGGACTACTTCATCACTCCTAAGGCCCTTGCCTATCATAGCTTTAAGACCTTTACGCATAAGAGTAGGGGAGTAGGCATCCATTCTACCTGCTGTTGTTGGACCAACAGAGCCAATAGGTTCACCTGGCTTTGCAGGAGCTGGACCAGCATAATACACAATCTGACCCTCAAAGTCAAATGGCATCTCTTCGCCACGCTCTAGCATCTCCACAAGACGAAGGTGAGCAGCATCACGTGCTGTATAGATAGTACCAGTGATAAACACCATGTCACCAGCATGAAGTGTACGAATTACATCATCTGTAAGTGGTGGTGTGATTACTCTTCTATTTTCTTCCATGATATTGATTCTATCTTAAGTTTATAGTTCTCCCGATGCATGACGTGTTGCATGGCAACCAATGTTTACTGCTACAGGTAGTCCTGCAATGTGTGTAGCTTCTGCTTCAATATGCACATCTAGAGCTGTGGTGTCTCCGCCAAATCCAGCAGGGCCAATACCTAGCTTATTGACTCTCTCTAGTAGTTCCTTTTCCATAGCTGCAATATGAGGCTTAGTGCTATTTTCTCCAACAGGGCGAAGAAGTGCCTTCTTCGCAAGGAATGCACAACGCTCCATAGTACCTCCTATACCTACACCTATGATTAGTGGAGGGCAGGCATTAGCTCCTCCTTCGCTTACTACTTGTAGGA harbors:
- a CDS encoding Fe-S-containing hydro-lyase; the encoded protein is MEENRRVITPPLTDDVIRTLHAGDMVFITGTIYTARDAAHLRLVEMLERGEEMPFDFEGQIVYYAGPAPAKPGEPIGSVGPTTAGRMDAYSPTLMRKGLKAMIGKGLRSDEVVQTIKDETGIYFAAIGGAAALMSQAVKEAEVIAFEELGTEAIRKLRVENLPVIVAIDSEGNNSYIQGRATYERK